CTCCACAGGCGATCGCCGCCACTGCATCGGGATGTTCTTTGAGGAGGGTTGAGAAGCGAGAAGTAGAAGGGGTAGCCGCAACCATGTTTTTCAACGTTAGCTCAATACCCTCTCAGCCTAAACCTTAACATTAGTGTCAATGTCAAGGTTTTGCGTAAATTGAAAGGATGAAGACCGAACACTTAACGATCAAAGAATTGACCGATGCGGTGGGAGGTGGCGTTACCCCTCGGATGGTGCGGCACTATCACACGCTTGGGTTGCTTCCTCCCGTGCAACGTTCAGAAGGCAACTACCGCCTTTACACTCAGCAGGATGTGCAACGATTACGGCGGGTGATCGCGCTGAAGCAGCAGGGGTTTCAGTTGTCCCACATTCGACAACTATTAGACAGCCAAACAGAAGAGACAGTAGATCCCACATTAATAGCTCAGTTGCAGCAGCAATATCGCTGTGTGATTCAACAAATTACCCGACTCCGCCAAACGGCATCGGCTTTGGAGGGATTGTTGGGGCGCGATCTAGACTGCCAAATCACCCAAGCCGAAGCTCTGGCACAACTGAAGCAATTGGACGTGGATGCTCGGGAAGGGTTGGGAAAGCTAGACCAACTTTGGCTCGATTTGGATGCCGAAACAACTACCCACCCAGAAGCGTTTCACGAATCCCTACAACACCTGCTGCCTGATTTGTCTGCTTACTCTGAGATCGCCGTCCATTTGCTGCATCAATTAGTGCTGGCGTGTGGCGATGTCAGTTTGGTGAACTCGGTTCGGTTAAGCCCAAATGCGATCGCTTCTGCACGGGATGCGTTGAAAGCAGGGTGTTCAGTCATAACAGATGTTCCGGTTGTCGCTGCTGCTCTCGATCTCCCTCGGTTAGCTCATTTAGGATGTGCGGTGGAAACGCTGATTGATGACCCTCACATTACTGGAGTCAGTGAAGCCGAGCAAGCTTTTTGGAATCACGATCGCTGGCAGCAGCGGTTACAACAGATGCAGAAGGGATGTGTGCTGGCGATCGGGTATGCCCCTTCCGTCTTGCTTACTGCTTGCAAGCTAATTGAGCAACAACAAATCCAACCTGCCCTCGTGATTGGAATGCCGATCGGTTTTAGTCATGCTCCGGCAGCCAAACGGCAATTGATGACAACACAAATTCCTTACATCACGATTGAGGGTAGTCTCGGTGGAGGACTTCTAGCCGCAGTGACGTTAAATGCTTTGGTGGAAACATTAATTGCCAAGCCAGATTGCCACTGCTATCTCACTCGTCTTTAGAGATTAACCACCGTTTATAAATCTATGTCAAGCAAATTTCGTAAATCAGGTTATCATCCCATCCGCAAAATCAAAGTCGTCCTATCAAGGCTACGAATTGCTGTAGCCACTGAATTTAGTGTTGCTTACAAAGTCGTTCTGTCGGTATTAATCCTGGTCATTTCTTTTAGTTTTCGACAGTGGGTCGATCTGACTTTAATTTTTTTCGCAACGGGGCTGATGCTGGTCGCTGAATTATTTAATAGCGCGCTCGAGGCTTTGTGTGACTTTTGGCAGGAACGCCAGGATGAACGAATTCGTACAATTAAAGACATTTCTGCGGCTGCGGTTGGAATCAGTATTTTGGTATGGGCAGTTACTTTAATTCTTGAAAGTAGCCATCTTTGGTCTC
This window of the Aerosakkonema funiforme FACHB-1375 genome carries:
- a CDS encoding precorrin-8X methylmutase — translated: MKTEHLTIKELTDAVGGGVTPRMVRHYHTLGLLPPVQRSEGNYRLYTQQDVQRLRRVIALKQQGFQLSHIRQLLDSQTEETVDPTLIAQLQQQYRCVIQQITRLRQTASALEGLLGRDLDCQITQAEALAQLKQLDVDAREGLGKLDQLWLDLDAETTTHPEAFHESLQHLLPDLSAYSEIAVHLLHQLVLACGDVSLVNSVRLSPNAIASARDALKAGCSVITDVPVVAAALDLPRLAHLGCAVETLIDDPHITGVSEAEQAFWNHDRWQQRLQQMQKGCVLAIGYAPSVLLTACKLIEQQQIQPALVIGMPIGFSHAPAAKRQLMTTQIPYITIEGSLGGGLLAAVTLNALVETLIAKPDCHCYLTRL
- a CDS encoding diacylglycerol kinase encodes the protein MSSKFRKSGYHPIRKIKVVLSRLRIAVATEFSVAYKVVLSVLILVISFSFRQWVDLTLIFFATGLMLVAELFNSALEALCDFWQERQDERIRTIKDISAAAVGISILVWAVTLILESSHLWSLLKR